A single genomic interval of Flavobacterium sp. N2820 harbors:
- the queA gene encoding tRNA preQ1(34) S-adenosylmethionine ribosyltransferase-isomerase QueA, with the protein MKLSHFQFNLPEELLAEFPTENRDESRLMVVNRKTGTIEHKLFKDIIDYFDDGDVMVLNNTKVFPARLYGNKEKTGARIEVFLLRELNAEQRLWDVLVDPARKIRIGNKLYFGDDDSLVAEVIDNTTSRGRTLRFLYDGSYEEFREKLVELGETPIPKYINREVTPEDAERYQTIYAKEEGAVAAPTAGLHFSKHLLKRLEIKGIDFAEVTLHVGLGTFNPVEVEDLSKHKMDSEEMIISQKACDIINNAKVKKKRVCCIGTTAMRAMESSVSSQRTLNPFTGWTNKFIYPPYDFSLADAMVTNFHTPKSTLLMMISAFCGHDLMMKAYKEAIQEKYRFYSYGDAMLII; encoded by the coding sequence ATGAAATTATCTCATTTTCAATTCAATCTTCCTGAAGAATTATTAGCTGAGTTTCCTACAGAAAATCGTGACGAATCTCGATTAATGGTAGTTAACAGAAAAACAGGTACAATCGAGCACAAATTATTTAAAGATATTATAGACTATTTCGACGATGGTGATGTAATGGTGTTAAATAATACAAAAGTTTTTCCAGCACGTTTATACGGAAATAAAGAAAAAACAGGAGCTCGAATCGAAGTTTTCTTGTTAAGAGAATTAAATGCAGAACAACGTTTGTGGGATGTTTTAGTAGATCCAGCGCGTAAAATTCGTATCGGAAATAAATTATATTTTGGAGACGACGATTCGTTAGTAGCTGAAGTAATTGATAATACAACTTCTCGTGGTAGAACATTACGTTTCTTATACGATGGTTCGTATGAAGAGTTCAGAGAAAAATTAGTAGAACTTGGTGAAACGCCAATTCCAAAATACATCAATCGTGAAGTAACTCCAGAAGATGCTGAGCGTTACCAAACTATTTATGCGAAAGAAGAAGGAGCTGTAGCAGCACCAACAGCAGGTTTACACTTTTCAAAACACTTATTAAAACGTTTAGAAATTAAAGGTATTGACTTTGCTGAAGTTACACTGCACGTAGGTTTAGGAACTTTCAATCCAGTTGAAGTAGAAGATTTATCAAAACACAAAATGGATTCGGAAGAAATGATTATTTCTCAAAAAGCATGTGATATTATCAACAATGCAAAAGTGAAAAAGAAAAGAGTTTGTTGTATTGGAACTACTGCAATGCGCGCTATGGAAAGTTCAGTTTCATCTCAAAGAACTTTAAATCCATTTACGGGTTGGACAAATAAATTTATATATCCACCATACGATTTTAGCTTGGCAGATGCGATGGTAACCAATTTCCATACACCAAAATCTACTTTACTAATGATGATTTCTGCTTTTTGTGGACATGATTTAATGATGAAGGCCTACAAAGAAGCAATCCAAGAAAAATATCGTTTTTATTCTTACGGAGATGCAATGTTGATTATCTAA
- the aroA gene encoding 3-phosphoshikimate 1-carboxyvinyltransferase: MDLHIQKSKVKSQKSKIKITGSKSETNRLLLLQALYPNLILENTSNSDDSEVMSRALNLELTTHNSQLIDVHHAGTAMRFLTAYFSIQEGKEIVITGSSRMKERPIKILVDALNRLGATIEYEENEGFPPLRIKGKKFTQNKVSLPANVSSQYISALLLIAPKLENGLEITLEGSITSVPYIKMTLALLSEIGVETTFVGNKITVSHAELVSASQFTIESDWSSASYWYAIIALSEIGTQVTLSSYKENSLQGDSALAEIYKDFGVETIFKDNSITIHKLNDCQLPSVNYKLNNCPDIAQTIAVTCFGLGIACHLTGLHTLKIKETDRLEALKTELSKLGAIIVVSENSLTLNQSNRILSDIKISTYQDHRMAMAFAPLALKVPLIIEDAEVVSKSYPTFWENLKMIGFKIN, from the coding sequence ATGGATTTACACATACAAAAGTCAAAAGTCAAAAGTCAAAAGTCAAAAATTAAAATTACTGGTTCCAAGTCAGAAACCAATAGATTGTTGCTTTTACAAGCACTTTATCCAAATCTAATTTTAGAAAATACTTCCAATTCAGATGATTCAGAAGTGATGTCTAGAGCACTAAATTTAGAACTCACAACTCACAATTCACAATTGATAGACGTTCATCATGCGGGAACAGCTATGCGTTTTTTAACAGCATATTTTTCAATTCAAGAAGGAAAAGAGATTGTGATTACAGGTTCCTCTCGGATGAAAGAAAGACCAATTAAAATTTTGGTAGACGCTTTAAATCGGTTAGGTGCAACTATAGAATACGAAGAAAATGAAGGTTTTCCACCACTTCGAATTAAAGGTAAAAAATTCACACAAAACAAGGTGTCACTTCCTGCTAATGTTAGTAGTCAGTACATTTCTGCTTTATTGTTGATTGCGCCCAAATTAGAAAATGGCTTAGAAATAACGCTTGAAGGTTCAATCACATCTGTTCCATATATTAAAATGACATTGGCTTTATTGAGTGAAATAGGAGTGGAGACCACTTTTGTTGGAAACAAAATTACGGTTAGTCATGCTGAACTCGTTTCAGCATCTCAATTCACCATTGAGTCCGATTGGAGTTCAGCATCATATTGGTATGCCATTATAGCTTTATCTGAAATCGGAACACAAGTTACACTTTCGAGTTATAAAGAAAATAGCTTGCAAGGTGACAGTGCTTTGGCTGAAATTTATAAAGATTTTGGAGTGGAAACAATTTTCAAAGATAATAGCATAACAATACATAAATTAAATGATTGTCAATTGCCAAGTGTTAATTATAAATTGAATAACTGTCCTGATATTGCACAAACTATTGCGGTAACTTGTTTTGGTTTAGGAATTGCTTGTCATTTAACAGGTTTGCATACATTAAAAATTAAAGAGACTGATCGGCTTGAAGCCTTAAAAACCGAATTGTCAAAATTAGGGGCAATAATTGTTGTTTCTGAAAATAGTTTGACGTTAAATCAATCAAATAGAATTCTTTCAGATATTAAAATTTCAACTTATCAAGATCACAGAATGGCGATGGCTTTTGCTCCATTGGCATTAAAAGTTCCATTAATAATTGAAGATGCAGAAGTAGTTTCTAAATCCTATCCAACTTTTTGGGAAAATTTGAAAATGATTGGGTTTAAAATTAATTAG
- a CDS encoding agmatinase family protein, translated as MTKEQILENFDPSQPGLADATIFGLPFSAAQSEIIIVPVPWEVTVSYGAGASEGPDAIMDASFQVDLNHQEFPELWKLGIYMDDAPEHWAKNSEKYKGMAQPIIEALESGEDVSMFPALQSDLDKINKACKDLNEEVKNRVLDWMNKGKKVALLGGDHSTPLGYYQALATKYDNFGILHLDAHMDLRIAYEGFTYSHASIMYNALQIPQISKIVQVGIRDFCEQEVEVALKDRVLVHTDMDLKQETFEGKTWEQQCDHIIASLPEKVAISFDIDGMYPWYCPNTGTPVPGGFSYEQAAYLLSKLANTNKEIIGFDLVEVAPGDDDWDGNVGARMLFHMCGVFAKSQKMNVGNKIKFNR; from the coding sequence ATGACTAAAGAACAAATTTTAGAAAACTTTGACCCATCACAACCGGGATTAGCCGATGCAACTATTTTTGGATTGCCATTTTCAGCAGCACAAAGTGAAATTATTATTGTTCCTGTGCCTTGGGAAGTAACAGTAAGTTATGGAGCAGGAGCTTCTGAAGGACCAGATGCTATTATGGACGCTTCGTTTCAAGTAGATTTAAATCATCAAGAATTTCCAGAATTATGGAAATTAGGAATTTATATGGATGATGCACCAGAACATTGGGCAAAAAATTCTGAAAAATATAAAGGAATGGCACAACCAATTATAGAAGCTTTAGAAAGTGGAGAAGATGTGTCAATGTTTCCAGCGTTACAATCCGATTTAGATAAAATTAATAAAGCTTGTAAAGATTTAAATGAAGAAGTTAAAAATCGTGTTTTAGATTGGATGAACAAAGGAAAAAAAGTAGCTTTATTAGGTGGTGATCATTCAACACCATTAGGGTATTATCAAGCTTTGGCAACTAAATATGATAATTTTGGAATTTTACATTTAGATGCGCATATGGATTTACGTATTGCTTATGAAGGTTTTACATATTCACACGCATCAATCATGTATAATGCATTGCAAATTCCTCAAATTTCTAAAATTGTACAAGTAGGAATTCGCGATTTTTGTGAGCAAGAAGTAGAAGTTGCACTAAAAGATAGAGTTTTAGTTCACACCGATATGGATTTAAAACAAGAAACATTTGAAGGCAAAACTTGGGAACAACAATGCGATCATATTATTGCTTCATTACCAGAAAAAGTAGCTATTTCATTTGATATTGATGGGATGTATCCTTGGTATTGTCCAAATACTGGAACTCCAGTTCCAGGCGGTTTTTCATATGAACAAGCTGCCTATTTATTGAGCAAATTAGCCAATACAAACAAAGAAATAATTGGGTTTGATTTGGTAGAAGTTGCACCAGGAGATGACGATTGGGACGGAAACGTAGGCGCAAGAATGTTGTTTCACATGTGCGGCGTTTTTGCAAAATCACAAAAGATGAATGTTGGAAACAAAATTAAATTTAATAGATAA
- a CDS encoding nucleotide pyrophosphohydrolase, which produces MNLKNAQQEVDNWINEHGVRYFNELTNMAQLTEEVGEVARIIARRYGEQSEKESDKNKDLGEELADVVFVVLCLANQTGVDLQAAFDKKMDVKTKRDHDRHHNNEKLK; this is translated from the coding sequence ATGAATTTAAAAAACGCACAACAAGAGGTTGATAATTGGATTAATGAACACGGTGTTCGCTATTTCAATGAATTAACAAATATGGCTCAACTTACGGAAGAAGTAGGTGAAGTAGCCCGCATTATTGCCCGCCGTTATGGTGAACAATCAGAAAAAGAAAGCGATAAAAACAAAGACTTAGGCGAAGAACTAGCCGATGTTGTTTTTGTAGTTTTATGTCTTGCCAATCAAACAGGAGTAGATTTGCAAGCGGCTTTCGATAAAAAAATGGACGTTAAAACCAAACGCGATCACGATCGCCATCATAATAACGAAAAACTTAAATAA
- a CDS encoding gliding motility-associated C-terminal domain-containing protein, with product MPKKLIFFISFFLLVQQGYSQLSNFSLVLTPTSETCSGNGSIQFGISGTQPTATIVYEVFLLPNLTTPIAVTTTNFINGLVAGNYSVIATQTLGGNSGFQQQDVTVLNAITPLTYQLTGENQYCINDGSITVNVTSGNASSYEIFAGPMIRPLQTSNFFDQLTAGQYSVRVFDICGEGVVQTFTIVDVSTDFSLSGFDNQIASCTTSNFSFNVKKVGNSVIKYPLNVAITITPSGQSPIQFTQTITSGSTSVISISQLISVPANTNFNYTVSVTNGCNETQTVSGLLPFSTYTGSFNYFPTSCGLYQIDWINVQSVTLTNASVATGLSLPYQVPFDSQTGFFSLFDMPVGQYSFTVVDLCNNPRNFFFTLPEIDLGSGLSYEFFNCFDFEIYVINASSAVLTSTSVTNFPLPLPYTLPIHPDYGIPYLPSNQQGIYNFLVTNTCTSEEETVSINVVSGDFDLEQNTNCPNTIIGESDLQQVFLVSAPASYPNNLPFDYSNMIDSNGVFIISGLAPGTYTFNLIDNCNNNATKSITLVSEINNLTEIIQNCGSFDIDLNYETIPVSYYNYFLQKFDTATNQWVHPITGISNPTIGTINAILLQNFSTNYNFAAYGHFRIVATSPNCFILVKEFDFLEAPEIENVFSIACDDNTFDVIVEAVGVPPLQYRIVEKDGLPFMIQNGTQSVFLGLDEAQYKFQVEDACGNILNREFYIPNPFSFGLTASTFCQDEDAFLSVPFVEVFTYKWWKNNDESTVLSTSNILNFTSFNDVADAGVYHINVKYDHPDSCIDFTLEYQILSSSNSPNAGIDTTVSVCSTQGVVDLFQLLQGTYTLGGIWEDLSNTNALIGNFWNSSQVNTGTYNFKYRVNGNCNSFDESYLIIQINETPEAPQITVDNQVCEGENIQFFASAIPNVTYEWTGPSNFYSTDQNPIVNAVSNANSGVYFLKTIGANCESELVETTLNVAIIPQFEIVRACINDVATLTAVPLNNSFNIDEVTYNWSNANGSMGTSNSITIANEPIGTYFLTVTNAFNCESSKEIYVPSTTCSIPKGISANGDDVNDSFDLSGLNVENLKIFSRYGREVYSKEKYKKEWHGQDYNGKMLPAATYYYYIRLADGVEKTGWVYLITD from the coding sequence ATGCCAAAAAAGCTAATATTTTTTATATCTTTTTTTCTGTTAGTTCAGCAAGGATATAGTCAATTATCAAATTTTTCATTGGTTTTAACACCTACTTCTGAAACATGTTCTGGTAATGGTAGTATTCAGTTTGGAATTTCAGGAACTCAACCTACAGCTACTATTGTGTATGAAGTTTTTTTATTGCCAAATCTTACTACTCCAATTGCGGTTACTACTACAAATTTTATTAACGGTTTAGTTGCCGGAAATTATAGCGTTATTGCAACACAAACTTTAGGCGGTAACTCAGGATTTCAACAACAAGATGTTACAGTTCTTAATGCTATAACACCTTTGACATATCAATTAACTGGGGAAAATCAATATTGTATTAATGATGGTTCAATCACAGTAAATGTAACTTCTGGCAATGCTTCAAGTTATGAAATTTTTGCAGGACCAATGATACGTCCTTTACAAACGTCTAACTTTTTTGACCAATTAACAGCTGGTCAATACAGTGTTCGTGTGTTTGATATTTGTGGTGAAGGTGTTGTTCAAACATTTACAATTGTAGATGTGTCAACAGATTTTTCATTATCAGGATTTGATAATCAAATAGCAAGTTGTACTACTTCCAATTTTTCTTTCAATGTAAAAAAAGTAGGAAATAGTGTTATTAAATATCCTTTAAATGTTGCAATTACTATAACTCCATCCGGTCAAAGTCCAATTCAATTTACACAAACGATAACATCTGGAAGTACATCGGTAATTTCTATTTCTCAATTAATTTCTGTTCCAGCAAATACCAATTTTAATTATACGGTTTCGGTTACAAATGGATGTAATGAAACTCAAACTGTTTCTGGACTTTTACCTTTTAGTACTTATACGGGATCGTTTAACTATTTTCCTACATCATGTGGTTTATATCAGATTGATTGGATAAATGTTCAAAGCGTAACATTAACTAATGCAAGTGTAGCTACTGGATTATCTTTACCTTATCAAGTACCATTCGATAGTCAAACAGGATTTTTTTCCTTGTTTGATATGCCTGTTGGGCAATATTCTTTCACAGTGGTAGATTTATGTAATAACCCACGAAATTTCTTTTTTACTTTACCAGAAATTGATTTAGGTTCAGGTTTATCCTATGAATTTTTTAACTGTTTCGACTTTGAAATATATGTTATAAATGCTTCCTCAGCAGTTCTGACAAGTACATCTGTTACTAATTTCCCGCTTCCACTTCCATATACTTTACCAATTCATCCTGATTATGGTATTCCATATCTTCCAAGTAATCAACAAGGTATTTATAATTTTTTAGTAACAAATACTTGTACCTCAGAGGAAGAAACGGTTTCGATTAATGTAGTTTCAGGTGATTTTGATTTGGAGCAAAATACGAACTGTCCTAACACTATTATAGGAGAAAGTGATTTGCAACAGGTTTTTTTAGTAAGTGCCCCAGCAAGTTATCCTAACAATTTACCATTTGATTATTCAAATATGATTGATAGTAATGGTGTTTTTATTATTTCAGGATTAGCTCCTGGAACTTACACCTTCAATTTGATTGATAATTGTAATAATAACGCCACAAAATCAATTACACTAGTTTCTGAAATAAATAATTTAACAGAAATAATCCAAAATTGTGGTTCGTTTGATATTGATTTAAATTATGAAACAATCCCAGTTTCATATTACAATTATTTTTTACAGAAGTTTGATACAGCTACAAACCAATGGGTGCATCCAATAACTGGAATTAGTAATCCAACAATTGGAACTATAAATGCAATTTTACTTCAAAATTTTAGTACAAACTACAATTTTGCAGCTTATGGGCATTTTAGAATTGTAGCCACAAGTCCCAATTGTTTTATATTAGTCAAAGAATTTGATTTCTTAGAAGCGCCAGAAATTGAAAATGTATTTTCTATTGCTTGTGATGATAATACTTTTGATGTAATTGTAGAGGCAGTTGGTGTGCCACCATTACAATATAGAATAGTTGAAAAAGATGGCCTCCCATTTATGATTCAAAATGGCACCCAGTCTGTTTTCCTTGGGTTAGATGAAGCCCAATATAAATTTCAAGTAGAAGATGCTTGTGGGAATATTTTGAACAGAGAGTTTTATATTCCAAACCCATTTTCATTTGGATTAACCGCTTCTACTTTTTGTCAAGATGAAGATGCTTTTCTTAGCGTTCCATTTGTAGAGGTTTTTACATATAAATGGTGGAAAAATAATGATGAATCAACAGTATTAAGTACTTCAAACATACTTAATTTTACATCATTTAATGATGTTGCTGATGCAGGTGTTTATCATATTAATGTTAAATATGATCATCCAGATAGCTGTATTGATTTTACACTTGAATATCAAATATTATCGAGTTCAAATTCGCCAAATGCTGGTATAGATACAACGGTTTCAGTATGTAGCACACAAGGTGTTGTAGATTTATTTCAACTACTTCAAGGAACATATACGCTAGGTGGAATCTGGGAAGACCTTTCAAATACAAATGCTTTAATTGGTAATTTTTGGAATTCCAGTCAAGTTAATACGGGCACTTATAATTTTAAGTATAGAGTCAATGGAAATTGCAACTCTTTTGATGAAAGTTATTTGATAATTCAAATCAATGAAACACCAGAAGCGCCACAAATTACAGTCGATAATCAGGTTTGTGAAGGAGAAAACATACAGTTTTTTGCATCAGCAATACCTAATGTAACTTATGAATGGACAGGACCTTCAAATTTTTATTCTACAGATCAAAATCCAATAGTTAATGCTGTTTCTAACGCTAATTCAGGTGTTTATTTTTTGAAAACTATTGGTGCTAATTGTGAGTCTGAATTAGTTGAAACTACTTTAAATGTTGCAATTATACCTCAATTTGAAATAGTAAGAGCTTGTATTAATGATGTTGCAACATTAACTGCAGTGCCATTAAATAATTCATTTAATATTGATGAGGTAACTTATAATTGGAGTAATGCAAATGGTTCAATGGGAACAAGTAATTCTATAACAATAGCAAATGAGCCTATAGGAACTTATTTCCTTACAGTAACTAATGCGTTTAATTGTGAATCTTCAAAAGAAATTTATGTACCAAGCACAACATGTTCAATTCCAAAAGGGATTTCAGCAAATGGAGATGATGTAAATGATTCGTTTGATTTATCTGGATTAAATGTTGAAAATTTAAAAATATTTAGTCGATACGGAAGAGAAGTTTATTCCAAAGAAAAATATAAAAAAGAATGGCATGGTCAAGATTATAATGGAAAAATGTTACCAGCTGCAACCTATTACTATTATATAAGATTGGCAGATGGTGTTGAAAAAACAGGTTGGGTGTATCTTATTACAGACTAA
- the kynU gene encoding kynureninase translates to MIFENTREFAQSLDAQDGLNKYREEFIFPHVNGKQVIYFTGNSLGLQPKRTKSYVDEVMADWANLAVEGHFYADKPWWDYHERFAVPLSEIVGAKPTEVTVMNTLTVNLHLLMVSFYRPTIKKYKIICEEKAFPSDQYMFQSQVDFHSKTVGFDPKGALVEIKRREGEHNIRLEDILAKIEEIGEELALVLIGGVNYYTGQVFDMKTITEAGHKQGAYVGWDLAHAAGNIKLKLNDWKVDFAAWCSYKYMNSGPGNASGCFVHEMHHNDSDLPRFAGWWGHNKERRFKMEPKFEPVRGADGWQISNLPILSLAPYLASVELFAEVGMDKLIAKRDVLTSYLEFILHEIDKELESAEFEIITPLNPEERACQLSVYLHGQGRELFEYLMKNGVITDWREPNVIRLAPAPFYCSFEDMYEFGQILKQGILSK, encoded by the coding sequence ATGATTTTTGAAAATACACGCGAATTCGCACAAAGTTTAGATGCTCAAGATGGCTTAAATAAGTATCGTGAAGAATTTATTTTTCCGCATGTAAACGGAAAACAAGTAATCTATTTTACTGGAAATTCTTTAGGATTACAACCAAAAAGAACAAAGTCGTATGTAGATGAAGTAATGGCCGATTGGGCAAATTTAGCGGTAGAAGGACATTTTTATGCAGATAAACCTTGGTGGGATTACCACGAACGTTTTGCTGTGCCACTTAGCGAAATTGTTGGTGCAAAACCAACAGAGGTTACCGTAATGAACACATTAACAGTAAATCTTCATTTATTGATGGTTTCCTTTTATCGTCCTACTATTAAAAAATACAAAATCATTTGCGAAGAGAAAGCATTTCCAAGTGATCAATATATGTTTCAAAGTCAAGTGGACTTTCATTCAAAAACAGTTGGGTTTGACCCAAAAGGAGCTTTAGTTGAAATTAAACGCAGAGAAGGAGAACACAACATTCGTTTAGAAGATATACTTGCAAAAATTGAAGAGATTGGCGAGGAATTAGCATTGGTTTTAATAGGAGGCGTAAATTATTATACCGGTCAAGTGTTTGACATGAAAACCATCACAGAAGCAGGACATAAACAAGGCGCTTATGTAGGTTGGGATTTAGCACATGCTGCAGGAAATATAAAATTAAAATTAAACGATTGGAAAGTAGACTTTGCAGCTTGGTGTAGTTACAAATACATGAATTCTGGACCTGGAAATGCTTCAGGTTGTTTTGTTCACGAAATGCATCATAACGACTCCGATTTACCCAGATTTGCAGGTTGGTGGGGACATAATAAAGAGCGTCGTTTTAAAATGGAACCCAAATTTGAGCCGGTTCGTGGCGCAGATGGTTGGCAGATTAGTAATTTACCAATTTTGTCTCTGGCACCCTATTTAGCTTCTGTTGAATTATTTGCTGAAGTAGGAATGGATAAATTAATCGCTAAAAGAGATGTGTTAACTTCGTATTTAGAATTTATCCTTCACGAAATAGACAAAGAATTAGAGAGTGCTGAGTTTGAAATCATCACACCTTTAAATCCTGAAGAAAGAGCTTGTCAATTATCGGTTTATTTACATGGACAAGGAAGAGAATTGTTTGAATATTTAATGAAAAACGGAGTAATCACAGATTGGAGAGAACCAAACGTTATTCGACTAGCACCAGCACCATTCTACTGTTCGTTTGAGGATATGTATGAGTTTGGACAAATATTGAAACAAGGAATTTTAAGTAAATAG
- a CDS encoding DMT family transporter, with translation MNWILLIIAGLFEVGFATCLGKAKESTGNTSLLWYGGFLVCLSISMILLVKATKELPIGTAYAVWTGIGAVGSVLVGIIIFKEPATFWRVFFITTLILSIVGLKIVTK, from the coding sequence ATGAACTGGATTTTACTAATAATTGCAGGCTTATTTGAAGTAGGCTTTGCCACTTGCTTGGGGAAAGCAAAAGAATCAACTGGAAATACTTCTTTACTTTGGTATGGAGGCTTTTTAGTATGCCTTTCAATTAGTATGATACTATTAGTAAAAGCTACCAAAGAATTACCTATTGGAACGGCATATGCAGTTTGGACTGGAATTGGTGCTGTAGGAAGTGTTTTGGTCGGTATTATTATATTTAAAGAGCCGGCTACTTTTTGGCGTGTTTTTTTTATTACAACATTAATTTTGTCCATTGTTGGATTAAAAATCGTTACTAAATAA
- a CDS encoding DUF3857 and transglutaminase domain-containing protein, which produces MKKISIIILFVFFQLGFTQKLKLGEVTIDELKENVHSIDSSSAAAYLFKIGKTNFDLTRDGFWEITTEVDVKIKIYKKEGFKFADQEIAYFVGGNGKEKVYISDAYTYNLVGGKVEKTRLKSESEFKEEVNEKWNLKKITFPGVKEGSIIEFSYKIVSPYISNFNDWYFQHEIPVNTVKYEVYIPQYFRYRTVITGFEAISTEEKIITSLDFNSTKYTYTAQNILPIKDEEFVRNINNYTSVLKYELASIQYPNKPIESVALDWNDVSKSIYDNDNFGRELNFKSYFEDEIETLIKDTSSENEKLEKIFQYVQNSMVWNENNSYNCEKGVKKAFKEKVGNSADINLMLVAMLRHAGLDANPIIVSTRSNGIAIFPSRFAFNYVIVGVKLSNDENIVLLDATNKNTLPNILPLKVLNWSGRMLMPNGTSKEIFLEPKKQSSKSITILSEIVDETSIKGKVREISNDYVALLYREKKGNLTNESLIEKLEKDYEGTEIDELTVKNEKSKPINLTYSFVSDNLVEIIGDKLYLSPFLFMELNENPFKSEKRNYPIEFDFPQKINFNISIKLPENYEVESFPESINYKTSSGALAFNFNGSVSNGMIQIVSSFEINSLLLPANDYEMVKSFFKEMINKQTEKIVLKKK; this is translated from the coding sequence GTGAAAAAAATTTCTATTATTATCCTATTCGTGTTTTTTCAATTAGGATTTACACAAAAATTAAAATTAGGAGAAGTTACAATCGACGAATTAAAGGAAAATGTGCATTCAATTGATTCCTCATCTGCTGCAGCTTATCTTTTTAAAATTGGTAAAACAAATTTTGATTTAACTAGAGATGGTTTTTGGGAAATAACAACAGAAGTTGACGTAAAAATTAAAATATATAAAAAAGAAGGTTTCAAATTTGCAGATCAAGAAATAGCATATTTTGTAGGAGGAAATGGAAAAGAAAAAGTTTATATCTCAGATGCATATACCTATAATTTAGTAGGAGGTAAAGTTGAAAAAACTAGATTAAAATCAGAAAGTGAGTTCAAAGAAGAAGTAAATGAAAAATGGAATTTAAAGAAAATTACTTTTCCAGGCGTGAAAGAAGGTTCAATTATTGAATTTAGTTACAAAATCGTTTCACCTTACATTTCAAATTTTAACGATTGGTATTTTCAGCACGAAATCCCTGTAAATACCGTAAAATATGAAGTGTATATTCCACAATATTTTAGATATAGAACTGTTATCACTGGATTTGAAGCAATTTCAACAGAAGAAAAAATAATTACATCATTAGATTTTAATAGTACAAAATATACATACACCGCTCAAAATATTTTACCCATAAAAGATGAAGAGTTTGTACGAAATATTAATAATTATACCTCAGTTTTAAAATATGAATTGGCATCAATTCAATATCCTAATAAGCCAATTGAAAGTGTAGCGCTCGATTGGAATGATGTTTCTAAATCTATCTATGATAATGATAATTTTGGTAGAGAATTAAACTTTAAATCATATTTTGAAGATGAAATAGAAACTTTAATAAAAGATACATCGTCTGAAAATGAAAAGTTGGAAAAAATATTTCAATATGTTCAAAATAGCATGGTATGGAATGAAAACAATAGTTATAATTGTGAAAAAGGAGTAAAAAAAGCCTTCAAAGAAAAAGTAGGTAATAGTGCAGATATTAATTTGATGTTGGTTGCAATGTTGAGACATGCTGGATTAGACGCAAATCCTATAATTGTTAGTACAAGGTCTAACGGGATTGCTATTTTTCCAAGTAGATTTGCTTTCAATTATGTTATTGTAGGCGTAAAATTAAGTAACGATGAAAATATTGTACTTTTAGATGCAACAAATAAAAACACATTACCGAATATACTTCCTTTAAAAGTGTTAAATTGGTCTGGAAGAATGCTAATGCCAAATGGAACCTCTAAAGAAATTTTTTTAGAACCCAAAAAACAGTCTAGTAAAAGTATTACAATTTTATCGGAAATTGTTGATGAAACTAGTATCAAAGGAAAAGTTCGTGAAATTTCTAACGATTATGTAGCATTACTTTATAGAGAGAAAAAAGGTAATTTAACAAATGAATCACTAATTGAAAAATTAGAAAAAGACTATGAAGGAACAGAAATTGATGAACTAACAGTAAAAAACGAGAAATCAAAACCTATTAATCTTACTTACTCTTTTGTAAGTGATAACTTAGTTGAAATTATCGGTGATAAACTATATCTATCTCCATTTTTGTTCATGGAATTGAATGAAAATCCTTTTAAGTCTGAAAAAAGAAATTACCCAATTGAATTTGATTTTCCGCAAAAGATAAATTTTAATATTTCTATAAAGTTGCCCGAAAATTATGAAGTAGAAAGTTTTCCAGAATCTATAAATTATAAAACGTCAAGCGGCGCTTTAGCATTTAATTTTAATGGAAGTGTTTCTAATGGAATGATTCAAATTGTTTCGAGTTTTGAAATTAATAGTTTGTTATTACCCGCTAATGATTATGAAATGGTAAAATCTTTTTTTAAAGAAATGATAAACAAACAAACCGAAAAAATAGTATTGAAAAAGAAATAA